A genomic stretch from Chelmon rostratus isolate fCheRos1 chromosome 14, fCheRos1.pri, whole genome shotgun sequence includes:
- the supt4h1 gene encoding transcription elongation factor SPT4 gives MALETVPKDLRHLRACLLCSLVKTIDQFEYDGCDNCESYLQMKGNREMVYECTSSSFDGVIAMMSPEDSWVAKWQRIGNFKPGVYAVSVTGRLPPGVVRELKSRGVIYKSRDTAVKT, from the exons ATGGCATTGGAAACGGTCCCCAAAGACCTTCGCCATCTGCGAGCttgtcttctttgttctctAGTGAAG ACCATTGACCAGTTTGAATACGACGGCTGTGACAACTGTGAGTCGTACCTTCAAATGAAGGGGAACCGAGAGATGGTTTATGAATGCACAAGCTCCTCATTTGATGG cgTGATAGCCATGATGAGTCCTGAGGATAGCTGGGTGGCTAAATGGCAACGAATAG GCAACTTCAAGCCAGGTGTATATGCAGTGTCAGTGACGGGCAGACTACCTCCAG GTGTGGTGAGAGAGCTGAAAAGCAGAGGAGTGATCTACAAATCCAGAGATACAGCAGTGAAGACATAA